From the genome of Limisalsivibrio acetivorans, one region includes:
- a CDS encoding substrate-binding domain-containing protein — protein MLRRFLLTITLLMFALSAYARTYWTIPEYFSIHPEQAALFDRFSEQVRLPGIPMERTNIKPVRIAVVYPALQSSEYWLRSVSSFEARLRELRVNYDLFTYYSRPSGDIRLQAKQIAEAVKRDVDYLVVSADDPQIRKLLSRILPREKPKVIIQNLTTPLREWQNYQPFIYVGFDHYTGSSILAGALRRMLPHDTKYSVLYGSMGSVSELRGGGFLEDYRHNGERNEPEELFYTGFSQKKSYNATKEILSKHPDTGLIFCCATDIAVGAAEAVSDAGLSGEVVVNGWGGGTVELKALMDGRITLTVMRMNDDNGVAMAEAVKMDIQGRGEEVPLIYSGDFSVLFSDDPAEKIMEKKIRAFRYSE, from the coding sequence GTGCTGAGAAGGTTTCTTCTAACCATAACACTCTTGATGTTTGCCCTCTCTGCATATGCCAGAACATACTGGACAATTCCCGAGTATTTCTCAATTCATCCAGAGCAGGCAGCTCTTTTTGATAGATTCTCAGAACAGGTGAGACTCCCGGGCATTCCCATGGAGAGGACGAATATAAAGCCGGTCCGCATCGCAGTTGTTTATCCTGCACTCCAAAGCTCTGAATACTGGCTCAGGAGTGTAAGCTCCTTTGAGGCGAGACTCAGGGAGCTTCGTGTGAACTATGATCTCTTTACATACTACAGCAGACCTTCGGGTGATATCCGTCTTCAGGCGAAGCAGATAGCAGAGGCCGTAAAGAGGGATGTGGACTACCTGGTTGTATCCGCCGATGATCCCCAGATAAGAAAGCTTCTCTCAAGGATACTTCCAAGAGAAAAACCAAAGGTCATTATCCAAAATCTGACTACCCCTTTGAGAGAATGGCAGAACTACCAGCCCTTTATATATGTGGGTTTCGACCACTACACCGGCTCCTCGATCCTCGCCGGAGCTCTGCGGAGGATGCTCCCCCATGACACTAAGTATTCTGTTCTTTATGGCTCTATGGGGAGTGTCAGCGAGCTCAGAGGGGGCGGCTTTTTAGAGGATTACCGCCATAATGGTGAGAGGAATGAGCCGGAGGAACTCTTCTATACGGGTTTCTCACAGAAAAAATCCTACAATGCTACAAAGGAGATACTCAGCAAACACCCTGATACCGGACTCATATTCTGCTGTGCTACTGATATTGCAGTGGGAGCGGCGGAGGCCGTATCCGATGCCGGTTTATCCGGCGAGGTCGTTGTGAACGGCTGGGGTGGCGGCACTGTGGAGCTGAAGGCATTGATGGACGGGAGGATAACTCTGACAGTAATGCGAATGAACGATGATAACGGCGTAGCTATGGCGGAGGCCGTAAAGATGGACATACAAGGCAGAGGTGAAGAGGTACCTCTCATATATTCTGGTGATTTCAGCGTGCTTTTCTCCGATGACCCTGCGGAGAAGATCATGGAAAAGAAGATCCGTGCTTTCAGGTACTCGGAGTGA
- a CDS encoding response regulator, giving the protein MSNYRILIVEDETGVAEALKTRLIRKHESVCVAYDGEEGINAAEEFRPDLVITDLKMPVCDGIEMMKHIKNKYPDIDLIVVTASIEEEDRIKSEEIGVEGYFVKPLIVKDLLDKVNELCMGRGGEC; this is encoded by the coding sequence ATGAGCAACTACCGTATACTCATTGTTGAGGATGAAACAGGGGTTGCCGAGGCCCTGAAAACAAGACTTATAAGGAAACATGAAAGTGTTTGCGTTGCATATGACGGTGAAGAGGGGATAAACGCTGCGGAGGAGTTCCGGCCTGATCTTGTTATCACCGATCTTAAGATGCCCGTATGCGATGGTATCGAGATGATGAAGCACATTAAGAATAAATACCCGGATATTGATTTGATAGTGGTTACCGCCTCCATTGAGGAGGAGGATCGTATAAAGTCCGAGGAGATCGGTGTTGAGGGTTACTTTGTGAAACCACTTATAGTGAAGGACCTTCTTGATAAAGTAAACGAACTTTGTATGGGGAGGGGAGGGGAGTGCTGA
- a CDS encoding sensor histidine kinase codes for MSSDYCNVDRCRLCRQVSDGIIQSADVIVIIFELNGGLLFANNYALQVTGYSFDELSGDNWREKILNRKDSERLMSVYEELRYTEKSAQLTFPVLTKDGGEIYVDCRCSLIRSEGAPDAVMGVCRNVTRSIMLESSLREKNSMLEELTRSLERSVIKGIEERRAQELAFAEHTKLAAIENMINALAHQWRQPLTAAGIIIQDLQDTYEEGDMNEELMREFCDTALEQIMYLSRTIDDFRNYFRPSYEEEYFTIGEILGEVFHIFSPKIYSDFITYSVNGIECEPSDFTKTPDSVERLKGRDYLAKGYKSHFKQAVTNMVQNSYESIQERRETEPGFIGRIDIGVVRENTDIRMIISDNGVGIPEGQMERIFEPYFTTKHMGRGTGMGLYISRVLLENYMDGNITAENRDEGASVTIVLKGAEL; via the coding sequence ATGAGCTCTGATTATTGTAATGTAGACAGATGCCGACTTTGCAGGCAGGTCAGCGACGGAATTATACAGTCTGCCGATGTTATTGTTATTATCTTTGAGCTGAATGGCGGGCTCCTTTTTGCTAACAACTACGCTCTGCAGGTGACAGGCTATTCCTTCGACGAGCTGTCCGGAGATAACTGGCGGGAGAAGATCCTGAACCGGAAAGACAGCGAACGTCTTATGTCGGTTTATGAAGAACTGCGTTATACAGAAAAGTCAGCCCAGCTCACCTTCCCTGTTTTAACCAAAGATGGTGGGGAGATCTATGTGGACTGCAGGTGTTCCCTTATCCGAAGTGAAGGTGCGCCGGATGCCGTTATGGGGGTATGCCGAAATGTTACAAGGAGTATCATGCTGGAAAGCTCGCTTCGAGAGAAGAACAGCATGCTGGAAGAGCTGACCCGGAGTCTCGAGCGGAGTGTAATTAAGGGTATTGAGGAGAGAAGGGCCCAAGAGCTTGCCTTTGCAGAGCACACAAAGCTTGCGGCAATTGAGAATATGATAAACGCCCTCGCACACCAGTGGCGCCAGCCCCTCACTGCAGCCGGAATAATTATACAGGATCTGCAGGATACCTACGAAGAGGGGGATATGAACGAAGAGCTCATGAGGGAGTTCTGCGATACAGCCCTTGAGCAGATCATGTATCTATCCAGAACCATTGATGATTTCAGAAACTATTTTCGCCCCTCCTATGAAGAGGAGTATTTCACCATTGGGGAGATCCTCGGCGAGGTTTTTCATATATTCAGTCCCAAGATATACAGCGACTTCATTACATATTCTGTTAACGGTATCGAGTGTGAACCCTCAGATTTCACAAAAACACCCGATTCCGTGGAGCGTCTTAAGGGGAGGGATTATCTTGCTAAGGGGTACAAGTCCCACTTTAAGCAGGCTGTGACAAATATGGTGCAGAACTCCTACGAATCGATTCAGGAGAGAAGGGAGACAGAACCAGGTTTTATAGGTAGAATAGATATAGGCGTTGTAAGGGAGAATACCGATATACGCATGATTATCTCCGATAACGGCGTCGGTATTCCCGAAGGTCAAATGGAAAGAATTTTCGAGCCCTATTTCACCACAAAGCACATGGGAAGAGGCACAGGCATGGGGCTTTACATCAGCAGGGTCCTGCTGGAAAACTATATGGACGGCAATATAACCGCAGAGAACCGGGATGAGGGAGCTTCTGTTACCATAGTCCTTAAAGGAGCAGAGCTATGA
- a CDS encoding class I SAM-dependent methyltransferase — protein sequence MAGGKKIDTREAGLELGIIMGRYFLGSDHLHYGFWSGLEVNKENLKEAQEAYTDNLVSAIPEGVVSVLDVGCGIGKNSRRLKDEGYSVEGVSPSDVLSEYARELMGDDYVIYPSLFEEAEIDKTYDLILFSESFQYMDLERVFDKALGLLNPGGCILICDFFKKDVPGKCVIGGGHRMGKFYKKLAEKPLDIVRDDDITAETAPTMDLVNELMEEVGKPFWNLIFIYMEQKSSILSKFVKWKFKKKINKIEHKYLKGLRNSEHFSEYKSYRLILIRNARK from the coding sequence ATGGCCGGCGGTAAAAAGATAGATACGAGGGAAGCAGGGCTTGAGCTTGGGATTATAATGGGGCGGTACTTCCTCGGTTCGGACCACCTGCATTACGGTTTCTGGAGCGGACTCGAGGTTAATAAGGAAAACCTTAAAGAGGCTCAGGAGGCTTATACGGATAACCTTGTTTCTGCAATACCCGAAGGGGTTGTGAGTGTGCTCGATGTCGGGTGCGGTATAGGCAAGAACTCCCGAAGGCTCAAGGATGAGGGTTACTCTGTGGAGGGTGTTTCTCCAAGCGATGTTTTGTCAGAGTATGCAAGGGAGCTTATGGGAGACGACTATGTGATATACCCCTCGCTGTTTGAGGAGGCGGAGATCGATAAGACCTACGATCTCATACTTTTTAGTGAGAGCTTCCAGTATATGGACCTTGAGCGTGTTTTCGACAAGGCGCTAGGCCTTCTTAATCCCGGAGGCTGTATACTCATCTGTGACTTCTTCAAGAAGGATGTGCCGGGCAAATGCGTAATAGGCGGTGGGCACAGGATGGGGAAGTTCTACAAAAAGCTTGCCGAAAAACCCCTGGATATTGTACGGGATGATGATATTACAGCAGAAACCGCCCCCACTATGGATCTTGTTAACGAGCTCATGGAGGAGGTGGGAAAACCTTTCTGGAACCTTATCTTTATCTACATGGAGCAGAAATCTTCGATCTTGTCAAAATTCGTGAAATGGAAATTCAAGAAAAAAATTAATAAAATAGAGCATAAATATCTGAAAGGCCTGAGGAACTCCGAACATTTCAGCGAGTATAAATCCTACAGGCTTATCCTTATACGTAATGCACGCAAGTGA
- a CDS encoding PAS domain S-box protein, with protein MKDMIKLLSDIIASIPMEAAVIHSNTIAGTNTFFKESFPEVSKTANSPSGMLNAIFLCRDEHIFSTLKEKGEIILPQKSDPGIIWRITIGPVADDLYTIYLKKLSRFKNIESLEEVEEYITDIVWECDSRLRITYVSGSVEKHLGYTPAQLRKKTIRELLPPKSYVKALSLLQKMTSTGTNSEIITVFTAKNGEKRTFRVKSWPAYNTSGENSGFRGVCTDITSKTEAETTLSVYKRRLNEALSTQSLILENSPVGIAFVVHGRFSWVNKHFTEIFGTDKDLRGEHASVIFESMESYEDFAKEAERCIDRGFFDVARRMKRVSGEAFWCRMTGRTASRDNTERGSIWILENVNEYKRNRDKILRQEKLISSILDSLPDIVYIKNTEGEYIEANPAFKDFFQTPFRPGTTDFDYFSDENAKKIIENDKLVLENGSILQFEERAFDKDGNERIFDTLKTPYKDENGTIIGILGISRDVTSKSKAERALLESESRYRKVIELAGDAIFIAETETGIITDANLKAQELLGREREEIIGMHQTMLHPESDRDKIRIGFKDDAKAMGSRMPNVNILHKNGEIVPVEIASSVFYEKGSKYIIGIFRDMRERNRSRELLRVRDRLMSGLAATVNTLLHGHEDFSNNVNKALSKIGGSTDSDKVCIFMLKDEGYTFKREFYWRAYREAPQSDKEIDIIEKGGYLANALEAGESLQISKDEQGVVETFLKAIKAETAMLTPLIINKKFRGFIVFCSNSSQREWSATVSSVQKTAADSFCSAFEQEEIFKELKEAVQRSEELREIAEKARKEAETANMAKSEFLANMSHEIRTPMNGVLGMVDLLLETELTSEQRSFGKTISESASALLTVINDILDFSKIESGKMDLNPSPFILKDVVDEVSRLLGFKASQKGINLSIEYADNIPSVLLGDSARIRQVLMNLVGNAVKFTEKGHVKIRVQGELSKKNLAMLTVYVEDTGLGIPPAYLENIFDKFTQVDTSGTRKFEGTGLGLAITKKLVNMMGGSINVKSTLGEGTTFCFTLNLPVVQSDDEGKALSCHTVVWSSDRKTADEIHSILSSEGLAVSLCSTCEEAEEELKDTESKRVLLITDSQIYSAHRETILESVHGRLECMLLTEMEETLNSYCINDGNVSACLDKPFTRETLLQLSEKLLGIKTSLNKGDEKFEGNLNIFVLLVEDNPVNKRVAESLLSNLGCRYETAENGKEALKLAGKNDYDAVLMDCQMPVMDGYEASMKIREIKGKRGDVPIIAMTANAMKSDRDKCFRSGMNDFITKPVKLQLLSEVLRRYRPEAFAASAKDILIIEDDPESARIVERTARDIFPNSPVRKVADGIEGCTAIGSRPPDVVVLDLMIPGTDGVGVVRFIKQNKLYRTTRIIVTTGLEHDDSMVESVRQAGVDAVIIKPIRISDLKKALCLSGGITYEENTDKERLLTLNKNRIDEWTDGDGESARELCKTFDEDMSILLKNIGNSLERGEFGMAAETAGKLMFTAERIGADILASLCEEFTYAATSDNNIHSGDLYLRIESEAGALRRKLHEEGWL; from the coding sequence ATGAAAGATATGATTAAGCTTTTGTCAGATATAATCGCTTCCATACCCATGGAGGCGGCAGTAATACATAGCAACACGATCGCCGGGACAAATACCTTTTTTAAAGAATCCTTCCCCGAGGTATCAAAGACCGCCAACAGCCCTTCGGGTATGCTCAATGCCATCTTTCTTTGCCGGGATGAACACATCTTCAGCACCCTCAAGGAGAAAGGGGAGATTATACTCCCTCAAAAAAGCGATCCCGGCATTATATGGAGGATTACCATCGGCCCGGTGGCGGATGATCTATATACAATCTACCTCAAAAAGCTTTCCAGATTCAAAAATATCGAATCCCTTGAGGAAGTAGAGGAGTACATAACGGATATTGTCTGGGAGTGCGACAGCAGATTAAGGATAACATATGTCAGTGGAAGCGTTGAAAAACACCTTGGCTACACCCCTGCGCAGCTGAGAAAAAAGACGATACGTGAGCTCCTCCCCCCAAAAAGCTACGTAAAGGCGCTAAGTCTGCTCCAGAAAATGACATCCACAGGGACAAACTCGGAGATTATAACGGTTTTCACAGCTAAGAATGGTGAGAAAAGAACCTTTCGCGTCAAATCATGGCCGGCCTACAACACATCGGGTGAAAACTCCGGTTTCAGGGGTGTTTGCACAGATATAACATCAAAAACCGAAGCAGAAACAACCCTATCCGTATACAAGCGCAGGCTGAACGAAGCCCTCTCCACCCAGTCTTTGATACTCGAAAACAGCCCGGTGGGCATAGCCTTCGTGGTTCACGGGAGATTCAGCTGGGTAAATAAGCATTTTACTGAAATATTCGGCACTGACAAAGACTTGAGAGGGGAACATGCCTCTGTGATATTCGAGTCGATGGAAAGCTACGAGGATTTTGCGAAAGAGGCGGAGCGCTGTATCGATAGAGGATTCTTTGACGTTGCCCGCAGGATGAAAAGGGTCAGCGGAGAGGCCTTCTGGTGCAGGATGACTGGGAGAACAGCATCCAGAGACAACACCGAACGGGGGAGTATCTGGATACTGGAAAACGTTAACGAGTACAAGAGAAACCGTGACAAAATACTCCGGCAGGAAAAGCTCATAAGCTCTATCCTCGATTCTCTTCCTGATATCGTATATATCAAGAACACGGAAGGAGAATACATAGAGGCAAATCCCGCATTCAAGGACTTCTTCCAAACACCATTCAGACCGGGAACCACCGATTTTGACTATTTCAGTGATGAAAACGCAAAAAAGATAATCGAAAACGACAAGCTTGTACTCGAAAACGGCTCAATACTCCAGTTCGAGGAAAGGGCATTCGATAAGGATGGAAATGAGCGTATCTTCGATACCCTGAAAACCCCCTACAAGGACGAAAACGGCACGATAATAGGCATTCTGGGGATAAGCAGGGATGTTACCAGCAAATCAAAGGCGGAGCGTGCCCTTCTCGAAAGCGAAAGCAGGTACAGAAAGGTTATCGAGCTTGCCGGGGACGCCATATTCATCGCTGAAACCGAAACCGGAATAATAACCGATGCAAACCTGAAAGCGCAGGAGCTCCTGGGTAGAGAAAGGGAGGAAATAATCGGTATGCATCAGACCATGCTCCACCCTGAAAGCGACAGGGACAAGATACGTATCGGTTTCAAAGATGATGCAAAGGCAATGGGCTCAAGGATGCCCAACGTTAATATACTGCACAAGAACGGCGAGATTGTTCCGGTAGAGATAGCCAGCAGTGTCTTTTACGAAAAGGGCTCGAAGTATATAATCGGCATCTTCCGGGATATGCGAGAGCGAAACAGGTCGAGGGAGCTTCTCAGGGTTCGTGACAGGCTCATGAGCGGCCTTGCTGCCACAGTTAACACCCTCCTCCACGGCCACGAGGATTTCAGCAACAATGTAAACAAGGCTCTAAGCAAAATCGGAGGAAGCACCGATTCGGATAAGGTCTGTATCTTCATGCTCAAGGATGAGGGATACACCTTCAAAAGAGAGTTTTACTGGCGTGCCTACAGAGAGGCCCCCCAGTCTGATAAAGAGATAGATATAATCGAAAAGGGTGGATACCTCGCAAACGCACTGGAGGCAGGTGAATCACTCCAGATATCCAAAGATGAGCAGGGTGTTGTCGAAACCTTTCTGAAAGCAATAAAAGCTGAAACCGCCATGCTGACACCCCTAATAATCAATAAAAAGTTCCGGGGCTTTATAGTCTTCTGCAGCAACAGCAGCCAAAGGGAATGGAGCGCCACCGTTTCTTCTGTTCAAAAAACCGCCGCAGACAGCTTCTGCTCTGCATTTGAGCAGGAAGAGATATTCAAAGAGCTTAAGGAGGCCGTACAGCGTTCCGAAGAGCTCCGTGAGATCGCAGAAAAAGCCAGAAAGGAAGCTGAAACAGCCAATATGGCAAAAAGCGAATTCCTAGCAAACATGAGCCACGAGATAAGAACACCCATGAACGGCGTTCTCGGGATGGTGGATCTCCTCCTTGAAACGGAGCTTACATCTGAACAGAGGAGCTTTGGAAAAACAATATCCGAATCCGCATCTGCACTCCTCACCGTAATAAACGATATACTCGACTTCTCAAAGATCGAATCGGGCAAGATGGATCTTAACCCGTCGCCCTTCATACTAAAGGATGTTGTAGATGAGGTTTCAAGGCTCCTCGGATTCAAAGCGTCGCAGAAGGGTATTAATCTCAGCATAGAATACGCAGATAACATACCGAGTGTTCTTCTCGGCGATTCCGCAAGGATACGGCAGGTTCTCATGAACCTTGTGGGAAATGCTGTCAAGTTCACGGAAAAGGGGCACGTAAAGATTCGCGTACAGGGGGAACTGAGCAAAAAAAACCTCGCCATGCTAACAGTTTATGTCGAGGATACGGGGCTTGGCATCCCTCCGGCCTATCTCGAAAATATCTTCGACAAGTTTACCCAGGTGGACACATCCGGCACAAGGAAGTTTGAAGGAACAGGGCTTGGACTGGCCATCACCAAGAAGCTTGTGAACATGATGGGGGGCTCCATAAACGTAAAAAGCACTCTGGGGGAAGGAACTACATTCTGCTTCACCCTGAACCTGCCGGTTGTACAGAGCGATGATGAGGGGAAGGCCCTCTCCTGCCACACGGTTGTTTGGTCTTCGGACAGGAAAACCGCCGACGAGATACACTCGATCCTTTCATCGGAGGGTCTCGCCGTTTCACTCTGCTCAACATGTGAAGAGGCTGAAGAGGAACTGAAGGACACCGAGAGTAAACGTGTTTTGCTGATCACTGATTCTCAAATATACTCCGCCCACCGGGAGACCATACTGGAATCGGTCCATGGACGGCTGGAGTGTATGCTTCTTACCGAAATGGAGGAAACGCTGAACAGTTACTGCATAAACGACGGCAACGTGTCCGCCTGCCTGGATAAACCCTTCACACGGGAAACGCTCCTCCAGCTTTCGGAGAAACTACTCGGTATAAAAACATCGCTTAACAAAGGGGATGAGAAGTTCGAGGGGAACCTGAATATCTTCGTTCTCCTTGTAGAGGATAATCCTGTAAACAAACGGGTGGCCGAATCACTACTCTCCAATCTCGGCTGCAGGTATGAAACAGCAGAAAACGGTAAAGAGGCTTTGAAGCTGGCCGGTAAAAACGATTACGATGCAGTCCTTATGGATTGCCAGATGCCTGTTATGGACGGGTATGAGGCAAGTATGAAAATCCGGGAGATTAAGGGGAAGCGCGGCGACGTTCCCATAATCGCCATGACAGCAAACGCCATGAAGAGCGACAGGGATAAATGCTTCCGCTCCGGTATGAATGATTTCATCACAAAACCCGTAAAGCTCCAGCTCCTCTCAGAGGTTCTAAGGAGATACCGACCCGAAGCATTCGCAGCCTCCGCTAAGGATATATTGATAATAGAGGACGATCCTGAAAGTGCTCGGATAGTTGAAAGAACAGCCCGGGACATCTTCCCGAATTCGCCAGTACGCAAGGTTGCCGATGGAATAGAGGGATGCACAGCCATAGGTTCAAGACCACCCGATGTCGTTGTTCTGGACCTAATGATTCCAGGCACAGACGGCGTAGGCGTCGTGCGCTTCATAAAGCAGAATAAGCTATACAGAACCACCCGGATAATCGTAACAACCGGTCTCGAACACGATGACAGCATGGTGGAATCTGTTCGTCAGGCCGGGGTTGATGCCGTTATTATAAAGCCTATACGAATATCAGACCTCAAGAAGGCGCTCTGCCTCTCCGGTGGAATAACCTATGAGGAAAACACAGATAAGGAGCGACTGCTCACCCTGAACAAAAACCGCATTGACGAATGGACAGATGGGGACGGTGAATCGGCTAGGGAGCTGTGCAAAACCTTCGATGAGGATATGTCCATTCTATTGAAAAATATAGGTAACAGCCTGGAACGGGGTGAGTTTGGCATGGCAGCAGAAACAGCCGGAAAGCTGATGTTCACCGCAGAGCGAATTGGGGCGGATATTCTCGCATCACTCTGCGAGGAATTCACCTATGCCGCAACATCGGATAATAACATCCACTCAGGGGACCTATACCTGCGTATAGAATCGGAAGCAGGCGCACTAAGAAGAAAGCTCCACGAAGAGGGATGGCTATAG
- a CDS encoding MBL fold metallo-hydrolase, whose protein sequence is MKFTVLGSGTAIQYQNRASACYLLEDEGYTLLLDAGFSVMDRLSKAGTLANEVDSAFISHSHPDHSLGIIHILFALKNKHMEREKPFQLFGFPGLIFWTQGFRDIMGSWIDPECGLEISEDEEGRKGPFGYTVFPVEHTGQSSGIAIEWNGRKVVYTGDTGYFDELGDYAQDADLFVADCGCSSEEPLEGHMNLEEVKCAVKGRNVKKVLLSHIYPETGELPERWEEDGTLFMRAEDLLSLEL, encoded by the coding sequence ATGAAGTTTACAGTTTTAGGAAGCGGTACAGCGATTCAGTATCAAAACAGGGCCTCAGCATGCTACCTCCTTGAGGATGAAGGGTATACGCTCCTTTTGGACGCAGGTTTTTCTGTTATGGACCGTCTTTCAAAAGCGGGAACACTGGCGAATGAGGTGGATTCCGCATTTATATCCCATAGTCACCCCGACCACAGCCTTGGGATTATTCATATCCTTTTTGCGCTCAAAAACAAGCATATGGAGAGGGAGAAGCCTTTTCAGCTCTTCGGCTTTCCCGGTCTTATATTCTGGACCCAAGGTTTCAGGGACATCATGGGGAGTTGGATAGACCCCGAATGCGGTCTTGAGATATCAGAGGATGAAGAGGGGAGGAAGGGCCCCTTCGGCTATACAGTTTTCCCCGTTGAGCATACGGGGCAGTCATCGGGGATAGCCATTGAGTGGAACGGGCGTAAGGTTGTCTATACCGGAGATACGGGATACTTCGATGAACTTGGAGACTACGCCCAGGATGCAGATCTTTTCGTGGCGGACTGCGGCTGCAGCAGTGAGGAACCCCTTGAGGGGCATATGAACCTCGAGGAGGTCAAGTGCGCTGTGAAAGGGAGGAACGTTAAGAAGGTTCTTCTCAGCCATATATACCCCGAAACTGGTGAGCTTCCCGAGCGCTGGGAGGAGGATGGAACTTTGTTTATGCGTGCCGAGGATCTTCTTTCCCTGGAGCTATAG
- a CDS encoding fused response regulator/phosphatase: MAGIIDRLKDPDTADVLGGLSILIVEDVPTTLEFLKRLLERTFRNVFPARDGCEALEIFTREDIDMVLTDHSMPEMTGLELVGEIRKENPSIPVIMITAMNDADFLIKAINMGITQFVTKPFQYQRIAEAVEACAKHLILENLKDKAKNQEIELLQYREKYHSRQQEQAKKKELHIIKNDLGSRKLVDKSGREWLFSVFHRSVDILCGDSYGIRRLNGNRVFAFVVDAMGKGVSASVTTVMTVSMLNHLVDEMEGEGFSLQMLIDEFMDYIKKYLLPEEILCGSFLLFDFDNETLDTARFSMPKMFIRRVGACETPKSGNPPITKHTREINYSRFSLGDVHSLIVYTDGLTDTDWALKGNNARIIEESLCSARSLTEMDSRLGISGKVFEDDCTVLFVKKHTSEDFDWSENFEVPSRISDIGELTGLVSSMLLDKGYSVRGTEEFAAALTEILLNAHEHGNLAIGSAMKERLVGEGEFDSFVLERERNCDKIISLRVSGYEENRNTPVCATVVDQGEGFSIENILKGSTGTFSGRGLKVVTEVAGELYFNSEGNEVTFIMMMKKGDTVTFGG, from the coding sequence ATGGCAGGCATCATAGACAGACTTAAAGACCCGGATACAGCCGATGTACTTGGCGGATTGTCTATACTTATCGTTGAGGACGTTCCAACAACATTGGAATTCCTTAAGCGTCTGCTTGAGCGAACCTTCCGAAACGTTTTCCCTGCACGTGACGGATGCGAGGCTCTGGAGATTTTCACCCGTGAGGATATCGATATGGTGCTCACAGACCACAGCATGCCCGAAATGACCGGGCTTGAGCTGGTTGGTGAGATACGCAAAGAGAACCCTTCTATACCAGTTATCATGATAACCGCCATGAACGATGCGGACTTTCTAATCAAAGCGATTAACATGGGGATAACCCAGTTTGTAACCAAGCCTTTTCAGTATCAGAGGATTGCTGAGGCTGTGGAGGCCTGCGCTAAGCATCTTATTCTTGAGAATCTTAAGGATAAGGCGAAGAATCAGGAGATCGAGCTTCTGCAATATAGAGAGAAGTATCATTCACGCCAGCAGGAGCAGGCCAAAAAGAAAGAGCTTCATATAATAAAGAACGATCTGGGCTCACGCAAGCTGGTGGATAAATCAGGGCGTGAATGGCTCTTCTCCGTGTTTCACAGATCCGTTGATATACTCTGCGGTGACAGCTACGGCATAAGACGCCTAAACGGAAACCGGGTCTTTGCCTTTGTGGTGGATGCCATGGGAAAAGGGGTTTCTGCCTCTGTAACAACGGTTATGACAGTCTCCATGCTGAACCATCTTGTGGATGAGATGGAGGGTGAAGGGTTTTCTCTTCAAATGCTGATTGATGAGTTTATGGACTATATTAAGAAGTATCTTCTACCGGAAGAGATCCTCTGCGGCTCTTTCCTGCTCTTTGATTTCGATAATGAAACCCTAGATACAGCAAGGTTTTCCATGCCTAAGATGTTCATAAGGAGGGTGGGAGCCTGCGAAACACCTAAGAGTGGGAATCCCCCGATTACAAAGCATACCAGAGAGATAAACTACAGCCGCTTTTCCCTTGGGGATGTGCACAGTCTCATCGTTTATACCGACGGTCTCACCGATACGGACTGGGCTTTGAAGGGGAACAACGCCCGAATTATTGAGGAATCCCTCTGCTCTGCCAGAAGCCTTACTGAGATGGACAGCAGACTCGGTATAAGCGGAAAGGTTTTTGAGGATGACTGCACCGTGCTGTTTGTTAAGAAGCATACTAGTGAGGACTTTGACTGGAGCGAAAATTTTGAGGTACCCTCAAGGATCAGCGATATTGGCGAGCTTACCGGTCTTGTTTCATCGATGCTTCTAGACAAGGGCTACAGTGTGCGGGGTACTGAGGAGTTTGCCGCAGCACTCACAGAGATACTTCTTAATGCCCATGAGCACGGTAACCTTGCCATTGGTTCCGCCATGAAGGAGCGGCTGGTGGGTGAGGGTGAGTTCGATTCTTTTGTTCTTGAAAGGGAGAGAAACTGCGATAAAATAATAAGCCTGCGAGTTTCAGGATATGAGGAGAATAGAAACACCCCCGTTTGTGCCACAGTTGTTGATCAGGGGGAGGGTTTCAGTATAGAGAATATTCTTAAAGGCTCAACCGGAACCTTCTCCGGCAGGGGCTTAAAGGTTGTTACAGAAGTTGCCGGCGAACTTTATTTTAACTCAGAGGGCAACGAGGTTACTTTTATTATGATGATGAAGAAGGGTGATACAGTCACCTTTGGAGGTTAG